The DNA sequence ACGTAAAATCTTACACTAAATTAAATGAAAAATAAACAAAGTAAGATTTTACGCATTCTTAACTAGATAGACTTTTTTTCTAGATGGTTGCCTACAAGAAAAACTATACGGCTTTTTTGGTCTACGAAGACTGGTTTGCTTGTGGAAAGGCAAATATTTTTTCAGGGAGTTCAAAAAGTCAAAAAATGATGACATTTGATGGTTTTTGCCCAAAAATTTGTAACAGTTTTTATACCTTTCTGAGCGGATGGAAAAGGCAGGGCAATTCTTTGGTGAGATTCGAAATGGCAATCTTAAAGCTGTCGAACAACTGGTAAACAATGATCGGTCTCTTGTACATAAGAGAGACCAACGAGGGGCAACGCCGTTCATTTTGGCGACCTATTATGGCCATGCTGACATAAGTGCCTTTTTATTGGATAACGGGGTTGATATCAATGAGAAAGATGGTTCGGGCAATACGGCCCTTATGGGTGTCTGTTTCAAGGGATATGTAGACATTGCCGAACTTTTGCTTGAAAAGGGCGCCGATGTGAACCATATCAATGCGATGGGTGCTACCTGCTTGATCTATGCGGCAACTTTTAAGCAGCTTGAAATTGCAAGACTCTTACTACGGTATGGCGCGAATACCGACATAAAAGACCCTAAAGGCAACACGGCATTGGATCACGCCAAGATGCAGGGCGAATCACCTTTAATAGAATTGTTACTAAACAACACCGAATGAGTCTTGAGGCACAGCTTAATCTGTACAAACGAATCAAGGCATTGGCCGAGGTGGGCCTCGTATATGCCCAAAACGGGTATGACGAAGAAAGATATGAAGAGTTGAGACAAATCGCCTTGCAATTGATGGCCAATTCTGCCAAGCAACCTATACAAGGGTTCAGCGACTTTTTTATGCCGCAAGAAGACTACCCTACACCCAAGGTCGATGTAAGGGGGCTGGTGCTGAACGACGAAGATGAAATATTATTGGTAAAAGAAAGAATTGATGGTAAATGGACCATCCCCGGGGGGTGGGGCGACATTGGGTTTACCCCATCAGAGGTCATCATCAAAGAAATTGCCGAAGAAACAAACCTACAGGCCGAGGTTGTCAGATTGTTGGCCATTTATGACAAACGTTGTCATTCGCACCCACCGCAACCATTCTATGTGTACAAGTTGAACTTTTTATGTAAGGTAACCGGCGGTGAATTGAAGCCGAGTTTTGATATTGAGGATGTAGGTTATTTTCCCTTGTCAAAGTTGCCGGAACTTTCTGAGGATAGAATTCTCAAAAGTCAGGTACAACAGCTCTTTCAGCTGGCGAAATCAGATGATGGCAAAGTATACTTTGATTGAGATGCAACAACAACTTAACGTAGCGCTGATACAATCCGTTTTGCATTGGGAAGATCCAGAGGCGAATCGGGCAATGTTCGATAAAAAAATCGATTCAATGACCGAGAATGTCGATGTGATCATACTTCCTGAAATGTTCACTACCGGTTTCACCATGAATCCACAGCACATCCATATTTCCGAAGGAAGAAAAACCGTGGAGTGGATGCACCGCAAGGCCGATGAGAAAAAGGCGGTCATCATCGGAAGCATTGTTTATTTTGAGAACGGCAACCATTACAACCGGTTGCTCTTTGCGGCCCCGAATAGATCAGAAACCCACTACGACAAACGGCATACCTTTACTTTGGCAGGGGAGCATGAGGTGTATGAACGTGGAAATGAACAGCTCATTGAAAAATATAAGGGCTTCGTTTTTTGTCCTCTTATATGCTATGACCTGCGTTTTCCGGTGTGGTCGAGAAACACTTTTGATTATGATATCTTGATTTATGTGGCGAATTGGCCCAAACCCAGGGTCGCTGCTTGGGACAATCTATTACAGGCGAGGGCCATCGAAAACATGGCCTATTGCATCGGGGTAAACCGTTTGGGGCTTGATGGGCTGGGCCATGAATATTCAGGCCATTCGGCGGTCTATGATGTTCTGGGCAATAAATTGGCCTATTCAGAAAAGGAAGAGGTGCTCTATGCCACACTGACCAAAGAACATATTGTTTTGAACAGGGAGAAGTTACGCTTTCTAGACGACCGGGATGAATTTACTCTAGTACGGTAAAGGTTTGTTCGAGTTCCCAGTTGGCCCGCACATCGATCATGTCGGGGTAGTAACGTACCTTTTCGGGCTGAATTTTTTTCAGATAATTTCCCGTATCCCACTTTTGGTTGCCATTGTCATCAA is a window from the Muricauda sp. SCSIO 65647 genome containing:
- a CDS encoding ankyrin repeat domain-containing protein, whose translation is MEKAGQFFGEIRNGNLKAVEQLVNNDRSLVHKRDQRGATPFILATYYGHADISAFLLDNGVDINEKDGSGNTALMGVCFKGYVDIAELLLEKGADVNHINAMGATCLIYAATFKQLEIARLLLRYGANTDIKDPKGNTALDHAKMQGESPLIELLLNNTE
- a CDS encoding NUDIX hydrolase, encoding MSLEAQLNLYKRIKALAEVGLVYAQNGYDEERYEELRQIALQLMANSAKQPIQGFSDFFMPQEDYPTPKVDVRGLVLNDEDEILLVKERIDGKWTIPGGWGDIGFTPSEVIIKEIAEETNLQAEVVRLLAIYDKRCHSHPPQPFYVYKLNFLCKVTGGELKPSFDIEDVGYFPLSKLPELSEDRILKSQVQQLFQLAKSDDGKVYFD
- a CDS encoding nitrilase family protein, whose protein sequence is MMAKYTLIEMQQQLNVALIQSVLHWEDPEANRAMFDKKIDSMTENVDVIILPEMFTTGFTMNPQHIHISEGRKTVEWMHRKADEKKAVIIGSIVYFENGNHYNRLLFAAPNRSETHYDKRHTFTLAGEHEVYERGNEQLIEKYKGFVFCPLICYDLRFPVWSRNTFDYDILIYVANWPKPRVAAWDNLLQARAIENMAYCIGVNRLGLDGLGHEYSGHSAVYDVLGNKLAYSEKEEVLYATLTKEHIVLNREKLRFLDDRDEFTLVR